Proteins from a genomic interval of Arachis hypogaea cultivar Tifrunner chromosome 10, arahy.Tifrunner.gnm2.J5K5, whole genome shotgun sequence:
- the LOC112716296 gene encoding uncharacterized protein, with protein sequence MSDERELPSTRRHHRVRGGEEEREREEEAVAVAVRAPSSLPFVNQTPSPSEALAAAENPITVRSIASPLGGFEGGEEADSITPAAGGGTSCATAPLSPGNAAAAVEIHCRSVSEFFLCYGLISGCCMSRLGLPPLLRGWNGLWL encoded by the exons AGAGGGAGCTGCCTTCCACGCGTCGCCATCATCGAGTCCGAGGCGGAGAGGAGGAGCGCGAGCGGGAGGAAGAAGCCGTCGCCGTCGCCGTTCGTGCTCCGTCATCGCTGCCGTTCGTGAACCAGACGCCGTCGCCATCAGAAGCTCTTGCCGCCGCCGAGAATCCCATCACTGTCAGATCCATTGCATCGCCGTTGGGGGGCTTCGAAGGGGGAGAAGAAGCTGATTCCATTACACCCGCTGCCGGAGGGGGAACTAGCTGCGCCACCGCGCCTCTGTCGCCGGGAAACGCTGCTGCCGCTGTCGAGATCCACTGCCGCTCTGTTTCTGAGTTTTTCCTTTGTTACG GATTGATTTCTGGTTGTTGCATGTCGCGTTTGGGATTGCCGCCGTTGCTGCGAGGGTGGAATGGGCTGTGGTTGTGA
- the LOC112716295 gene encoding flavonoid 3'-monooxygenase — MVSSWSIGFATIALAILIYRIVKFVTRPSLPLPPGPKPWPVIGNLPHLGPVPHHAIAALAKVHGPLMHLRLGMVDVVVAASAKVAEQFLKVHDANFSSRPPNAGAKYIAYNYQDLVFAPYGPRWRMLRKISSLHLFSAKALDDFKHLRQGEVARLTKNIASSTNTSKAVNLGQLLNVCTTNALARVMIGRRVFNDGNGGCDPRADEFKSMVVEVMVLAGVFNIGDFIPCLEWLDLQGVQAKMKRLHKRFDSFLTSIVEEHKKNPNKSENHKDMLSTLLSLQEASDDNDGTKLTDTEIKALLLNMFTAGTDTSSSTTEWAIAELIRNPRIMGQVQKELDSVVGRERHVTEEDLPNLPYLQAVIKETFRLHPSTPLSLPRVAAKSCEIFGYHIPEGATLLVNVWAIARDPKEWAEPLEFRPERFLKGGEKADVDVRGNDFEVIPFGAGRRICAGMTLGLRMVQLLTATLAHSFDWELEGGLKQEDLNMDEAYGLTLQRALPLSVHPKPRLSSHVYSSSE; from the exons ATGGTGTCTTCATGGAGTATTGGCTTTGCCACAATCGCTTTGGCAATCCTCATATACCGTATCGTCAAGTTTGTTACCCGGCCGTCGTTACCACTACCCCCGGGCCCAAAGCCCTGGCCAGTAATAGGAAACTTACCACACTTGGGCCCGGTGCCCCACCACGCTATTGCAGCCCTAGCCAAAGTGCATGGTCCTCTCATGCATCTTAGACTAGGGATGGTAGACGTGGTGGTGGCCGCATCCGCGAAAGTAGCGGAGCAGTTCTTGAAGGTGCACGACGCCAATTTCAGTAGCAGGCCCCCAAATGCAGGGGCAAAGTACATAGCATATAACTATCAAGATCTTGTGTTTGCACCGTACGGACCAAGGTGGAGGATGCTCAGGAAAATTAGCTCTCTTCATCTTTTCTCTGCCAAGGCTTTGGATGATTTCAAACACTTGCGTCAG GGAGAGGTTGCAAGATTGACCAAGAACATAGCAAGTAGCACAAACACATCAAAAGCTGTGAACTTAGGACAACTGTTAAACGTATGCACCACAAATGCATTGGCCAGGGTAATGATAGGAAGGAGAGTGTTCAATGATGGAAATGGTGGGTGTGATCCAAGAGCTGATGAGTTCAAATCAATGGTGGTGGAGGTTATGGTTTTGGCTGGAGTCTTCAACATTGGTGACTTTATTCCTTGTTTGGAGTGGCTAGACCTTCAAGGGGTCCAAGCCAAGATGAAGAGATTGCATAAGAGGTTTGATTCATTCTTAACAAGCATTGTTGAGGAGCACAAGAAGAATCCCAACAAAAGTGAGAACCATAAGGATATGTTGAGTACTTTGTTGTCACTTCAAGAGGCTTCCGACGATAATGATGGCACCAAACTCACAGACACCGAGATCAAAGCTTTGCTTCTG aATATGTTTACTGCGGGAACAGACACATCATCAAGCACTACAGAATGGGCCATTGCAGAACTAATAAGGAACCCAAGAATCATGGGCCAAGTCCAGAAAGAATTAGACAGTGTTGTAGGAAGGGAAAGGCACGTGACAGAAGAGGACTTGCCCAATTTGCCATACCTTCAAGCAGTGATCAAAGAAACCTTCCGTTTGCACCCATCAACCCCACTTTCCCTCCCAAGAGTGGCAGCAAAGAGCTGTGAGATCTTCGGGTACCACATCCCAGAGGGTGCAACGCTCTTGGTCAATGTTTGGGCCATAGCCCGTGATCCAAAGGAATGGGCTGAACCATTGGAGTTCAGGCCCGAGAGGTTCCTAAAGGGTGGTGAGAAGGCTGATGTTGATGTTAGGGGGAATGACTTTGAGGTCATTCCCTTTGGTGCTGGCAGAAGGATATGTGCTGGGATGACTCTTGGGCTTAGAATGGTTCAACTCTTGACAGCAACCTTGGCCCACTCGTTTGATTGGGAGCTTGAGGGTGGGCTTAAACAGGAGGACCTCAACATGGATGAAGCATATGGGCTTACCCTTCAAAGAGCTTTGCCTCTTTCGGTTCATCCAAAGCCCAGGCTTTCTTCACATGTGTACTCATCATCTGAATAA
- the LOC112716293 gene encoding DExH-box ATP-dependent RNA helicase DExH14, whose amino-acid sequence MLIQIPRFTNSLRNPFDVDQAYLHRKTLLHNQNPRNSANSLDESVLARKIVVGWEEASWEVRQAYKQFIGAVVELTDGEMRSEEFQEVALTVYRHFGRPMEDEDYLDRIIADKKLELQKLVGHAIADTKLRHVASLAQNLLNLQPSNKCPALSSERNLDDNEDLEFGADFVFQAPTRFLVDVSFDNVDMMDFRSTLPVSFHEEQYALTIPTDQSVDAEKFNLTWLREACDKIARNSNSQISRDELAMAICRVLNSEKPGEEIAGDLLDLVGDSAFETVQNLLLHRKEIVDSINHGLSVLKSDKNAPNSQSRMPSYGTQVIVQTESEKQIDKLRRKEEKRNRRGIEYGGDGDLSASDFSSLLQATERKNLFDDLIGSGDKSQSIAVTALPEGTARKHFKGYEEVTIPPKPTAPMKPGEKLIEIRELDDFAQAAFRGYKTLNRIQSRIFQTVYGTNENILVCAPTGAGKTNIAMISILHEIGQHFRDGYLHKDEFKIVYVAPMKALAAEVTSAFSQRLSPLNMVVRELTGDMQLSKNELEETQMIVTTPEKWDVITRKSSDMSLSMLAKLLIIDEVHLLNDDRGPVIEALVARTLRQVESTQTMIRIVGLSATLPNYLEVAQFLRVNADTGLFFFDSSYRPVPLAQQYIGISEPNFTARNELLNDICYKKVVDSIRQGHQAMVFVHSRKDTTKTAEKLVELARRSEDLELFGNDTHPQFNLMKKEVIKSRNRNLVELFEYGMGVHHAGMLRADRGLTERLFSEGLLKVLVCTATLAWGVNLPAHTVVIKGTQLYDPKAGGWRDLGMLDVMQIFGRAGRPQFDKSGEGIIITSHDKLAYYLRLLTSQLPIESQFISSLKDNLNAEVALGTVTNVKEACAWLGYTYLFIRMRMNPLAYGIGWDEVMADPGLTSKQRSFVIDAARALDKAKMMRFDEKSGNFYCTELGRIASHFYIQYSSVETYNEMLRRHMSDSEVINMVAHSSEFENIVVREEEQNELEMLVRSQCPLEVRGGPSNKHGKISILIQLYISRGSIDSFSLVSDAAYISASLARIMRALFEICLRRGWCEMSLFMLEYCKAVDRQVWPHQHPLRQFDKDISGEILRKLEERGADLDRLLEMEEKDIGALIRYAPGGKLVKQYLGYFPSIQLSATVSPITRTVLKVDLVIMPVFIWKDRFHGTAQRWWILVEDSENDHIYHSELFTLTKRMAKGEPYKLSFTVPIFEPHPPQYYIHAISDSWLQAETFYTITFHNLPLPEARTSHTELLDLKPLPVSSLGNVAYEALYRFSHFNPIQTQIFHVLYHTDNNVLLGAPTGSGKTISAELAMLHLFNTQPDMKVIYIAPLKAIVRERMGDWQRRLVSQLGKKMVEMTGDYTPDLMALLSADIIISTPEKWDGISRNWHTRSYVTKVGLMILDEIHLLGADRGPILEVIVSRMRYISSQTERAIRFVGLSTALANAGDLADWLGVEETGLFNFKPSVRPVPLEVHIQGYPGKYYCPRMNSMNKPAYAAICTHSPAKPVLIFVSSRRQTRLTALDLIQFAASDEHPRQFLDMPEDALQMVLSQVSDQNLRHTLQFGIGLHHAGLNDKDRSLVEELFANNKIQILVCTSTLAWGVNLPAHLVIIKGTEYYDGKSKRYVDFPITDILQMMGRAGRPQFDQHGKAVILVHEPKKSFYKKFLYEPFPVESSLREHLHDHLNAEIISGTICNKQDAVHYLTWTYLFRRLMVNPAYYGLENADPEFISSYLSSLVQSTFEDLEDSGCIKMNEDTVESMMLGSIASQYYLSYMTVSMFGSNIGPDTSLEVFLHVLSAASEFDELPVRHNEEKYNEGLSQKVKYPVDNNRLDDPHVKANLLFQAHFSQLDLPISDYVTDLKSVLDQSIRIIQAMIDICANSGWLSSSLTCMHLLQMVMQGLWFEKDSSLWMLPCMNADLMQSLSRSGISSVQELLDIPKASLQNVTGSFPASRLYQDLQHFPRVKMKLKLQKKETNGESSDALYIRLEKSNSRRHSSQAFVPRFPKIKEEQWWLVLGNTSTSAELYALKRVSFSDQLVTLMKLPHTPSNLKGMKLILVSDCYIGFEQEHSIEGLIGGRH is encoded by the exons atGTTGATTCAGATTCCTCGCTTCACAAACTCCCTCAGAAACCCCTTCGATGTCGACCAAGCCTACCTCCATCGCAAAACCCTACTCCACAATCAAAATCCTCGCaa TTCTGCGAACTCGCTTGATGAATCGGTACTTGCACGGAAGATCGTGGTTGGATGGGAAGAAG CTTCGTGGGAAGTGAGGCAGGCGTACAAGCAGTTTATAGGAGCAGTGGTGGAGCTGACTGATGGCGAAATGCGCTCCGAGGAGTTCCAGGAAGTGGCGCTGACTGTGTACCGCCATTTCGGCAGGCCGATGGAGGATGAGGATTATCTTGATAGAATTATTGCggataagaa GTTAGAATTGCAAAAGCTTGTTGGTCATGCTATTGCCGATACAAAGTTGAGGCATGTTGCGTCTCTAGCACAGAATCTTCTGAACTTGCAGCCTAGCAATAAATGCCCTGCCTTGTCTTCGGAAAGAAATctggatgataatgaggatttgGAATTCGGGGCTGATTTTGTTTTCCAAGCACCAACGCGTTTTTTGGTTGATGTATCATTTGACAATGTAGATATGATGGATTTCAGGAGCACACTTCCTGTATCATTTCATGAAGAACAATATGCTCTTACTATTCCAACAGATCAGTCTGTTGATGCAGAAAAGTTCAACTTGACTTGGTTAAGAGAAGCATGTGATAAAATAGCTAGGAATTCTAATTCTCAGATATCCCGAGATGAATTAGCAATGGCCATCTGTAGGGTTCTTAATTCAGAAAAGCCTGGTGAAGAG ATAGCAGGAGATCTGTTAGATCTGGTTGGTGATAGTGCATTTGAAACTGTGCAAAATCTTCTATTG CATCGAAAGGAGATTGTTGATTCAATTAATCATGGCTTGTCAGTATTGAAGTCTGATAAAAATGCTCCAAATTCTCAGTCTCGTATGCCTAGTTATGGGACACAG GTTATCGTTCAAACAGAGTCAGAAAAGCAAATTGACAAGCTTCGGCGCAAGGAGGAAAAGCGAAACAGAAGGGGAATAGAATATGGCGGTGATGGTGACTTGTCTGCATCTGACTTCTCGTCTTTACTACAAGCAACTGAGAGGAAGAATTTATTTGATGATTTGATTGGTTCTGGGGATAAGTCCCAGTCAATAGCCGTAACTGCTCTTCCTGAAGGAACTGCGAGAAAGCATTTTAAAGGGTATGAAGAGGTTACCATTCCTCCTAAACCAACAGCGCCAATGAAACCTGGAGAAAAGCTG ATTGAGATAAGGGAGTTAGATGACTTTGCTCAAGCTGCATTCCGTGGTTACAAAACGCTAAACCGTATCCAGAGCAGAATATTTCAAACTGTTTATGGCACTAATGAGAATATACTG GTGTGTGCTCCCACAGGAGCTGGGAAAACTAACATAGCCATGATTTCCATTCTACATGAG ATCGGACAGCATTTTAGGGATGGTTACTTGCACAAAGATGAATTTAAGATAGTTTATGTGGCTCCAATGAAG gctttggctgcggAAGTCACATCAGCATTTAGCCAACGTCTATCTCCTTTGAATATGGTTGTCAGGGAGCTAACTGGAGATATGCAGCTTTCTAAGAATGAACTTGAAGAAACTCAG ATGATAGTGACAACCCCTGAGAAATGGGATGTCATTACTCGCAAGAGTAGTGACATGTCACTCTCTATGCTGGCAAAGCTCTTGATCATCGATGAAGTGCACCTACTCAATGATGATAGAGGTCCTGTAATAGAGGCCCTAGTTGCTAGGACCCTACGGCAG GTGGAGTCAACTCAAACAATGATACGCATTGTGGGCCTTTCTGCCACTCTTCCCAATTACCTGGAG GTTGCTCAATTTCTTAGAGTAAATGCAGATACAGGTCTTTTCTTCTTTGATTCTAGTTATCGTCCAGTGCCTCTTGCACAACAGTATATTGGAATTAGTGAGCCAAATTTCACAGCTCGAAATGAATTGTTGAATGATATATGTTATAAGAAG GTTGTTGATTCTATCAGGCAAGGTCATCAGGCAATGGTATTTGTCCATTCACGGAAAGACACTACAAAGACTGCTGAGAAGCTG GTTGAGCTTGCTCGGAGGAGTGAGGATTTGGAACTCTTTGGAAATGATACTCATCCACAGTTTAACTTAATGAAG AAGGAAGTAATTAAATCCAGAAACAGAAATCTTGTTGAACTTTTTGAATATGGCATGGGTGTTCATCATGCTGGGATGTTACGTGCAGATAGAGGGCTTACTGAACGGCTTTTCTCTGAGGGTCTCCTGAAG GTACTTGTCTGTACAGCAACATTGGCATGGGGTGTCAATCTTCCTGCTCACACAGTTGTCATTAAG GGTACCCAATTGTATGATCCAAAAGCTGGTGGGTGGCGAGATCTGGGTATGCTTGATGTTATGCAG ATATTTGGCCGAGCTGGCAGACCTCAGTTTGACAAAAGTGGTGAAGGTATCATAATTACATCTCATGATAAACTAGCTTATTATCTGCGACTGCTGACAAGTCAACTCCCTATAGAAAGCCag TTCATTAGCTCCTTGAAAGATAATTTGAATGCAGAGGTGGCATTGGGTACTGTAACTAATGTCAAAGAAGCCTGTGCATGGCTTGGCTATACCTATCTCTTCATACGGATGAGGATGAATCCTTTGGCATATGGTATAGGATGGGATGAG GTGATGGCAGATCCTGGCTTAACGTCTAAGCAAAGATCTTTTGTAATTGATGCTGCACGTGCACTCGATAAAGCTAAAATGATGCGGTTTGATGAGAAAAGTGGCAATTTTTACTGTACTGAGCTTGGTCGCATTGCAAGCCATTTTTACATACAATATTCCAGTGTTGAAACATATAACGAAATGTTGAGACGCCACATGAGTGACAGTGAG GTGATTAACATGGTTGCACATTCATCTGAATTTGAGAATATTGTTGTTCGAGAAGAAGAACAGAATGAGCTAGAGATGTTGGTTCGCTCACAATGTCCATTAGAAGTTAGGGGTGGTCCTTCCAATAAACATGGAAAGATATCCATTTTGATTCAG ttGTATATATCTCGAGGGTCTATAGATTCTTTTTCTTTGGTATCTGATGCTGCATACATAAGTGCAAGCTTAGCTCGTATAATGCGGGCTTTATTTGAGATTTGTCTGCGAAGGGGCTGGTGTGAAATGTCTTTGTTTATGTTGGAATATTGCAAAGCTGTGGATCGCCAAGTTTGGCCACACCAACATCCTCTTAGACAGTTTGATAAGGACATTTCTGGAGAG aTATTGCGGAAGCTCGAAGAACGTGGGGCTGACCTAGATCGCCTGTTGGAGATGGAGGAAAAAGACATTGGGGCGTTAATTCGTTATGCACCTGGAGGAAAA TTGGTCAAGCAATACCTGGGGTATTTTCCATCAATTCAGTTATCAGCGACAGTCAGTCCGATAACTAGAACTGTTCTGAAG GTTGATTTGGTGATAATGCCTGTTTTCATTTGGAAAGATCGTTTTCATGGTACTGCTCAACGCTGGTGGATTTTGGTAGAG GACTCTGAGAATGATCACATTTACCACTCAGAACTCTTTACTCTGACAAAGCGGATGGCTAAAGGGGAACCTTATAAACTTTCCTTCACTGTGCCCATATTTGAACCACACCCGCCACAGTATTACATTCATGCTATTTCTGATTCTTGGCTTCAAGCAGAAACATTCTACACtattacttttcataatttaCCATTGCCAGAG GCTAGGACTTCTCACACTGAACTCCTTGATTTAAAACCTCTTCCCGTGTCTTCCCTAGGCAATGTTGCTTATGAAGCGTTATATAGATTTTCACATTTTAATCCTATACAGACACAG ATTTTTCATGTCTTGTATCACACGGACAATAATGTTCTGTTAGGAGCTCCAACTGGAAGTGGTAAAACTATATCTGCTGAGCTTGCTATGCTTCATCTTTTCAACACGCAGCCTGATATGAAG GTTATTTATATAGCACCTTTGAAGGCTATTGTCAGGGAAAGAATGGGTGATTGGCAAAGGCGTCTTGTCTCTCAGCTAGGGAAAAAGATG GTTGAAATGACGGGAGACTATACACCAGATTTGATGGCCCTTTTGTCTGCAGATATCATCATATCTACCCCTGAAAAATGGGATGGTATCAGTCGTAATTGGCATACACGCAGCTATGTCACAAAG GTTGGACTCATGATATTGGATGAGATTCACTTATTGGGAGCTGATCGTGGACCCATACTTGAG GTTATTGTTTCTAGGATGAGATACATATCATCACAAACAGAGCGAGCAATAAGATTTGTTGGCCTCTCTACAGCTCTAGCAAATGCTGG TGATCTAGCTGATTGGTTAGGCGTTGAGGAGACTGGCCTCTTCAATTTCAAGCCAAGTGTGAGACCTGTACCTCTGGAGGTTCATATCCAG GGCTATCCTGGAAAGTATTATTGCCCAAGGATGAACAGTATGAATAAACCAGCGTATGCAGCAATATGCACACATTCACCTGCTAAACCTGTTCTTATATTTGTCTCTTCACGACGCCAGACAAGGCTGACTGCACTGGACCTAATTCAG TTTGCTGCCTCAGACGAGCATCCAAGGCAGTTCCTTGATATGCCAGAAGATGCACTGCAGATGGTTCTGTCTCAAGTCTCTGACCAAAACCTGAGGCATACTTTACAATTTGGTATTGGGTTACACCATGCAGGCCTGAATGACAAAGACAGATCATTGGTTGAGGAACTTTTTGCAAACAACAAGATTCAG ATACTGGTTTGTACCAGCACATTGGCTTGGGGTGTGAATCTTCCAGCTCATCTAGTGATTATCAAG GGTACAGAATACTATGATGGAAAATCAAAGAGGTATGTAGATTTTCCAATCACTGATATCTTGCAAATGATGGGTCGTGCTGGAAGGCCTCAGTTTGATCAGCATGGGAAAGCAGTGATTCTTGTTCATGAACCAAAGAAGAGCTTCTATAAAAAG TTCTTGTATGAACCTTTTCCAGTTGAAAGTAGTCTGAGGGAGCACCTGCATGATCACCTCAATGCTGAAATTATTTCTGGAACCATTTGCAATAAACAAGATGCAGTGCACTACCTTACCTGGACTTACTTATTCCGTAGACTG ATGGTTAATCCTGCTTACTATGGATTGGAGAATGCCGACCCTGAATTTATTAGTTCATATCTGTCTAG TCTAGTACAGAGTACATTTGAGGACTTGGAAGACAGTGGATGCATAAAAATGAATGAAGACACTGTAGAATCAATGAtgttgggttcaatagcatctcAGTATTACCTAAGCTACATGACAGTATCAATGTTTGGTTCAAACATAGGTCCTGATACATCACTTGAA gtgTTTTTGCACGTCTTATCTGCTGCTTCCGAATTTGATGAACTCCCTGTGCGTCATAATGAG GAAAAATACAATGAAGGACTGTCTCAGAAAGTTAAATATCCAGTGGATAACAACCGTTTGGATGACCCCCATGTCAAAGCAAATCTTCTATTTCAG GCTCATTTCTCTCAGTTGGACTTACCAATTAGTGATTATGTCACGGACTTGAAGTCAGTATTAGATCAGAGTATACGCATAATTCAGGCCATGATTGATATATGTGCAAACAGTGGTTGGCTTTCAAGCTCACTCACTTGCATGCATCTTCTGCAAATGGTCATGCAG GGGCTGTGGTTTGAAAAGGACTCTTCTTTATGGATGCTGCCATGCATGAATGCTGATCTAATGCAATCCCTTAGCAGAAGTGGAATTTCCAGTGTACAGGAATTACTAGATATTCCCAAGGCATCCTTGCAAAATGTAACAGGAAGTTTCCCGGCTTCAAGATTGTACCAG GACCTACAGCACTTCCCTCGTGTTAAAATGAAGTTAAAGCTTCAGAAGAAGGAAACTAATGGTGAGAGCTCCGATGCATTGTACATCAGATTGGAGAAGTCGAATTCTAGACGACACTCCTCTCAAGCCTTTGTACCTCGATTTCCAAAG ATAAAAGAAGAGCAGTGGTGGTTGGTTCTTGGTAATACCTCTACATCTGCTGAGTTATATGCATTGAAGCGAGTGTCTTTTTCTGATCAGTTGGTTACCTTGATGAAGCTGCCTCATACACCATCCAACCTTAAG GGTATGAAACTCATATTAGTCTCAGATTGTTACATTGGATTTGAACAAGAACACTCCATTGAAGGACTTATTGGAGGCCGGCATTAG